The bacterium genome segment TCGTACTTTGCTGAAAAATCGAAAAGCGTGAAATAATCTTCTTCGGGCGTTTTTAAACGCCCTGTTAAATTGGATGGATGATCGATGTCGGAAAATTCATATACGTACGGATTCATCTCAACTCTGAATCCGGTAAAAGCGAGCGATTGGGCATACTGGAGTTTGGAATTGGATTGCGGATCGGCCGGATCGCCGTCATACATGGACTCGCAGATATCTGTGTTTTGGGCCGCCAATGCGATATCAAAACTGTCGGTTGCGCCGCACATGGCAAACAAAAAACCGCCTTTGGCAATATAGTCTTTCATCATTCTGACTACGGCTAATTTTTCTTTCGACACCGTAGCGAATCCCATCTGACGGGCAAATGCTTCATAGTCATTTTGCTGTTGTATGTACCAGGGCGCTTGCGAATAAATTGAAAAAAATTTCCCGTATTGCCCGGTGAAGTCTTCGTGATGCAGATGCAACCAGTCATAATCGGCCAGCCTGCCCTGCAGCACTTCCAGATCGAATATTTTATCGTACGGAATTTCCGCATATTCTAACGCCATGGTGACGGCATCGTCCCAGGGTTTCTTATCCGGCGGCGTATAAACAGCAATCCTGGGCGCCTTCTCAAGCAAAATGGCCTCCATATTTTCTTCTGCAATCGTCTGGTACACTTTCACGACGTCCGAAGCGCTGAGCAACAACGCGGTTACGCCGCGAACCAGACAGTCGTTCTCGATGTCTGCGGAATAATTCGTCATGAAAGATCCGCCCCGATAGTTAAGAAGCCATTCGACGTTTACTTCTTTTTCCAAAGCTTTAAATGCAATACCATACGCCTTAAGATGGTCGTTCTGTTTAAGGTCCATGGGAATCAGCATTTTCTGAGCGGAGACGGGAAGAGAAAAACTTAGCGCCGCGATCAACAGGCAAAGCTGCACAAGATTACGACTAAGGAATTGAGATGTGTCATTGAGCCATTTATTCATTACTCAGTATTCATTTCGAGTTATATGTTGTTTTTCTTTTACGATGAAAAC includes the following:
- a CDS encoding asparagine synthetase B; amino-acid sequence: MNKWLNDTSQFLSRNLVQLCLLIAALSFSLPVSAQKMLIPMDLKQNDHLKAYGIAFKALEKEVNVEWLLNYRGGSFMTNYSADIENDCLVRGVTALLLSASDVVKVYQTIAEENMEAILLEKAPRIAVYTPPDKKPWDDAVTMALEYAEIPYDKIFDLEVLQGRLADYDWLHLHHEDFTGQYGKFFSIYSQAPWYIQQQNDYEAFARQMGFATVSKEKLAVVRMMKDYIAKGGFLFAMCGATDSFDIALAAQNTDICESMYDGDPADPQSNSKLQYAQSLAFTGFRVEMNPYVYEFSDIDHPSNLTGRLKTPEEDYFTLFDFSAKYDPVPAMLTQNHVSTVKGFMGQTTGYKRSLIKDNIVIMGEDASILSAKYIHGNFGKGMFTFYGGHDPEDYAHAVGDPPTDLTLHKNSPGYRLILNNILFPAAKKKPQKT